One segment of Glandiceps talaboti chromosome 21, keGlaTala1.1, whole genome shotgun sequence DNA contains the following:
- the LOC144451639 gene encoding phosphatidylinositol 4,5-bisphosphate 3-kinase catalytic subunit beta isoform-like codes for MPPGSSFTFDIWSQDAIEGKVTVDCLLPTGVLVLVECERDATLDQIKKELWVQARNYPLFSQLLDMRSYVFMCINQTAELEELVDEKRRLCDVKPFRPVLKLVNKEGNRQEQILNSQISVLIGKGLHEFDAMNEPEVDDFRKNMRQFAEQISMNRATQTWEDRAKYLYPPELEPCVELPEYIQAAFRGNQHNVVNVKFEHSGFDTKIKISETMYPADLIKSALKKKSVMMKLEEEEDPQDFVLKVCGRAEYLLGDAPLSQYKYIRRTIGKKSYPPELILVHRITLGVEEYFQNRSKLSLGNNHPHPPPVPPKKTQSLWSINEPVKVKIIGASKVASSVDKFCVRAGIYHGGESLCKLCVTKESSGTNPVWNEELEFDINLCDLPRMARLCLVVMGITPSKTKKGKKGKEGRDKEKIPLAWVNTTFFDYRNQLCQGLVQMSAWPVTEELPPDLLNYIGTVSPNPTKEAATVVDIEFNKYSSCQVVYPPFEKVLERAAEATSDNDVDEQELQPDVFEKLRQIVDRDPLVPLDDQDATLVWKYRVGCRYYLSHSLPKLLRCVDWRNSKDVCMMQALLQIWTKLEPEQALELLDYQYADDSVRSFAVECLKDFSDEQLVQYPLQLVQALKYESYLDCDLARFLLKKALENQNIGHYFFWHLRSEMHIPGVQVRFGLLLEAYCRGCVAHMKSLHKQVESLSKLKSVNEMVKSASAKGKDVVEKAREKMLESLGQNSYSDALSNFSCPLTPVYRLRQLILKKCKFMKSKMRPLWLVFENEDKIGQDIFVIFKHGDDLRQDMLTLQMFQIMDNLWQAEGFDFRMIPYRALSMGDKVGLIEVVTEAETIAGIQKKFGTIKATAAFKKDALFSWLKVYNDSPQSLDRAVEEFTLSCAGYCVATYVLGIGDRHNDNIMVRKTGQLFHIDFGHILGNFKSKFGIQRERVPFVLTHDFVHVITKGKTAGSSAEFDKFREYCEQAYLILRRKGVLFINLFAMMLSTGLPELSRLEDIDYLRDTLQLNLSEEEAISHFQRKFNDALKNSWKTSLNWAAHHIAHAKD; via the exons ATGCCGCCAGGATCAAGTTTTACGTTTGATATTTGGTCGCAGGATGCAATAGAAGGGAAAGTCACTGTAGACTGTCTTTTACCAACAGGGGTGCTAGTCCTTGTAGAATGTGAGAGAGATGCAACCCTTGATCAAATTAAAAAG GAACTTTGGGTTCAGGCCCGGAACTATCCACTGTTTTCCCAGCTACTAGACATGAGATCCTATGTTTTCATGTGTATTAACCAAACTGCTGAGTTGGAAGAATTGGTGGATGAAAAAAGACGACTATGTGATGTGAAACCATTCAGACCAGTCTTAAAACTTGTCAACAAAGAAGGAAatagacaagaacaaatattgaattcACAGATCAGTGTTCTCATAGGCAaag gtCTCCATGAATTTGATGCAATGAATGAACCCGAAGTGGATGACTTCCGTAAAAATATGCGACAGTTTGCAGAACAGATTTCAATGAACCGTGCCACACAGACGTGGGAAGACAGAGCAAAGTATCTTTATCCACCTGAACTAGAACCATGTGTGGAGTTACCAGAGTATATACAAGCTGCCTTCCGTGGCAATCAACATAATGTTGTCAACGTCAAGTTTGAACACTCAGGG TTTGATACCAAGATTAAAATCAGTGAAACCATGTATCCCGCTGATTTAATCAAGTCGGCACTGAAGAAAAAAAGTGTCATGATGAAACTTGAAGAGGAAGAAGACCCTCAAGACTTTGTACTTAAAGTGTGTGGTAGAGCTGAGTATCTACTGGGTGATGCACCATTGAGTCAATATAAG TATATTAGACGCACAATAGGTAAGAAGAGTTATCCACCAGAGTTGATATTAGTCCACCGTATAACGTTAGGAGTTGAAGAGTACTTTCAGAATAGAAGTAAACTTAGTCTTGGTAATAATCATCCCCATCCTCCACCTGTACCTCCTAAAAAGACACAGTCGCTGTGGTCAATCAATGAACCTGTCAAAGTTAAAATTATTGGGGCTTCCAAAGTAGCTTCTTCTGTGGACAAG TTTTGTGTAAGAGCTGGTATCTACCATGGTGGTGAAagtctatgtaaattatgtgtgACTAAAGAATCCTCTGGTACAAATCCTGTTTGGAATGAAGAGTTAGAATTTGATATTAATCTGTGTGATTTACCTAGGATGGCTAGACTTTGTCTGGTTGTCATGGGGATCACACCAAGTAAAACGAAGAAAGGAAAGAAAGGCAAAGAAGGACGTGATAAG GAAAAAATACCTCTAGCATGGGTCAACACAACATTCTTTGATTATAGAAACCAGTTATGTCAAGGTTTAGTTCAGATGTCAGCTTGGCCAGTTACAGAAGAACTCCCACCTGATTTATTGAACTACATAGGTACTGTGTCTCCTAACCCAACTAAGGAAGCAGCCACAGTTGTGGACATTGAGTTCAATAAATATAGTTCCTGCCAAGTTGTATATCCTCCATTTGAAAAAGTTCTAGAGCGTGCTGCAGAGGCTACAAGTGACAATGATGTAGATGAACAGGAACTACAG CCTGATGTATTCGAGAAGCTTCGACAAATCGTAGATCGCGATCCACTTGTACCTTTGGATGACCAGGATGCAACACTGGTATGGAAATACAGGGTTGGATGTCGTTATTATTTATCACATTCATTACCTAAATTATTACGATGTGTTGATTGGAGGAATAGTAAAGATGTATGTATG ATGCAGGCATTATTACAAATCTGGACTAAATTAGAACCAGAGCAAGCATTAGAGTTGTTAGACTACCAGTATGCTGATGATTCTGTTAGATCATTTGCAGTAGAATGTCTCAAAGATTTCTC GGATGAACAACTTGTACAGTATCCACTTCAACTGGTCCAAGCATTGAAATATGAATCATACTTAGATTGTGACTTGGCAAGGTTTCTACTCAAGAAGGCTTTGGAGAATCAGAATATTGGACATTACTTCTTTTGGCATCTCAG GTCTGAAATGCACATTCCTGGTGTTCAAGTAAGGTTTGGTTTATTACTGGAAGCGTACTGTAGGGGATGTGTAGCACATATGAAATCACTACATAAACAG GTGGAAAGTCTTAGTAAACTGAAATCTGTCAATGAAATGGTGAAGAGTGCTAGTGCTAAAGGAAAAGATGTGGTCGAGAAAGCACGTGAGAAGATGTTAGAAAGTCTGGGTCAGAATTCGTATTCAGATGCCCTGTCCAACTTTTCATGTCCATTGACTCCAGTTTATAGACTTCGCCAACTCAT ATTAAAAAAGTGTAAATTTATGAAGTCTAAGATGAGACCACTATGGCTTGTCTTTGAAAATGAAGACAAGATAGGACAAGATATTTTTGTCATCTTTAAGCATGGTGATG ATCTACGCCAGGATATGCTGACTCTACAGATGTTTCAAATTATGGATAATCTATGGCAAGCTGAGGGGTTTGATTTTAG AATGATTCCATACAGAGCATTGTCAATGGGAGACAAAGTTGGCTTAATAGAGGTTGTAACAGAAGCAGAAACCATAGCTGGCATACAGAAAAAGTTTGGTACAATTAAAGCAACGGCTGCCTTCAAGAAAGATGCCCTGTTTTCATGGCTGAAAGTTTACAATGACTCTCCACAAAG tTTGGACAGAGCAGTTGAGGAGTTCACACTGTCTTGTGCTGGCTACTGTGTAGCTACCTATGTACTTGGTATTGGAGACAgacataatgataatattatggTCAGGAAAACTGGACAG ttgtttcacattgattttggACACATACTGGGGAACTTCAAGAGTAAGTTTGGAATCCAACGAGAGAGGGTACCATTTGTGTTAACACATGattttgtacatgtcatcacTAAGGGCAAGACTGCAGGGTCCTCAGCAGAGTTTGACAA GTTCCGTGAATACTGTGAGCAGGCGTATTTAATTCTTAGAAGGAAAGGAGTGTTATTCATCAATCTGTTTGCAATGATGTTGTCAACGGGACTTCCAGAGTTATCTCGTCTTGAAGACATTGACTATCTTCGAGACACATTGCAATTGAATCTGTCAGAAGAAGAAGCCATCAGTCACTTCCAGAGAAAGTTCAACGATGCCTTAAAGAACAGTTGGAAAACTAGTCTCAACTGGGCAGCACATCACATAGCACATGCTAAAGATTAA